TTTCAAGGAGTCAGCACCATGCGCAGCAAAAGCATCCTCACCGAAGCCAAGCAGATCGAACGCGCCGTCACGCTGATCCAGCTGGGAGCCCGGCTGCAGGTGCTGGAGTCGGAAACCGACCTGTCCTACGAGCGCCTGCTGCGCTTGTACAAGGAGGTCTCGGGCAAGTCGCCGTCGAAAGGCCAGCTGCCGTTCTCGACCGACTGGTTCATGACCTGGCAGCCGAACATCCACGCTTCGCTGTTCCTGAACATCCACGAATACCTGAACAAGGTGGCAGAGATCGACGAGATCGACACCATCATCAAGGCGTATCGACTCTACCTCGAGCAGACGCAGGCCCAGGGCCTGGAGCCGCTGCTGTCCGTCACCCGCGCGTGGCGCCTGGTGAAATTCATCGACAACGGCATGCTGACGATGACCAAGTGCTCCAAGTGTGGCGGCCATTTCGTGACCCATCCGCACGAGATCGCCAAGCATTTCGTCTGCGGCATGTGCAACCCGCCGGCGCGCGCCGGCAAGGGCAAGGCGGCCGGCAGCCTGCAAACCGGCCATTGAGTCGCTCGCCGAACTTGTTTCGTCTTCTTTTTTCGACGTCGTTGGTTTCCTCCTGAGAGAAGCACAGTCCGCTGTGCCTTAACACGGGCCCCTCGGGGCCCGTTTTTCTTTGCGGAATCGCTTTCCCTCAGCGGCGGCGCCACAGCAGCGCACCCACCGCCATGCCCGCCGCCAGGCCGCCATACATCATCCAGAGGCTGCGGCCGGAGAGCCGGCGCTCGAACCCGGGCGTCAGCCGCTTGGGCACCACGACCAAGTCCACCAAGGCCGCCACCGCAGTCGCCTTGATCGCATTGCGGGCCACCGCGCCGGCGCTGGCTGGGCGACGTTCGCGGCGCAGCAGCTTCTCGAACAGCACGCCCCAGAACACCCCCGAGGCGGCATGCAAGGCGGCGCCGACCACGGTATGGCGGGCGGTGGGCCGGTTCACCCGCAAGGCTTCGTCTCCGTAGACGATGTGGCTGGTGGCATTGAGTGGCGCCACGGCGCTGCCCGTGTCCTTGCGGCCGCGCAGCGCCAGGAGCGCCGCCGAGGTGATGCTTGCCGCGCCGCCGGACACCATCGCGTCCTTGAGCGCTCCAGTCCAGGTGCTCATGAGAAGCCTCGCTTTCCTGTCTGTTGAAGGGAAGGCGGGGCCACGGCCCCGCACGAGACGGCTTGTGCAAGCGGTGTTCCCACCTGGGAACGACGCTTGCCAGCTGGGCTACATCAGTCAGCAGGAGCACCACAGTGACAGGTATCGTGAACGACCCGAAGGTGCAGCAGTGCATTCAGGACTGCCTGCAATGCTGGGCCGCATGCCGGGGCGCCGCGTTGCGGCAATGCCTCGACCTGGGCGGGCCGCATGCCGAGCAGGACCACCTGAGCCTGATGATGAACTGCGCCGACCTTTGCCAGGCCACCGCCAACTTCATGCTCAGCGGCTCCACCCTGCATAGCGAGGTGTGCGCCGTGTGCGCCAAGGTGTGTGGCGCCTGCGCCCAAAGCTGCCGCCAGCTCGGCCAGTTGCAGGACTGCGAAGATGCCTGCCGGCGCTGCGCCGACAGCTGCAAGGAGGTGGCCGGCACCGGCATGCCGGCCACGCAGACCGATGATCGTCTTCCGACCACCGGCCTGCCGGGCGGGCCGGCGCGCCAAGGCGCCTACGGCTGAGCCGCGCGGCGCCCCGGCATCAGAGCGCCTTGAAGCGAGGCGGCGTCGGCACCCGCATCGCGCGGGTCTCGGCGGTCAGGGCCCAGCCGGGCAGCTGGCTGGCAATGCGCTCGGCCAGTGCCGCATCGGCCTCGATGACGACGGTGCCGCTGCCTTGCCCCAGCACCCTGGCACCGCAGGCGCGGGCGGCGGCGGCCGCCGCCTCGGCCGCGACCGGTGCAGGCGCGGCCGACTCGAGGTTGCGGCTGTAGAGGACGTAGCGGCCCATGGCCCCATTATCTCGCCAGCCCCCTGCCCTGCAAAGTCGGTGCGAAGCCGAGGTCTTCGGCCCGCTCCGCGGCCAGCGCGAGGATGGCTTCCGAGCGCTTGGCATCACGGGGCGCGTTGAGCAACTGCGCATTGCCGGCCAGCGCCCGCGCCAGGATACCGGCCGCCACGGGGCTGGCCATCGAGGTGCCGTCCATCACGCCATAGCGGTCGCGCGGAATGGTGGACACGATGCCCACCCCCGGCGAGGCGAGGCGCACCTGCGGGCCACGGTTGGAGAAGCGGGCGACGAAGGTGTCGTACTTACCCAGCGGCTCGGTGAAGTGGCCGGCCTGCGCCGACTCCTCCGGCCAGGCGTCCCTGACACCGATGGCCGACACCGCGAGCGACAGCGGGTCGTTGGCCGGGTAGCTCACCGGGCCGCCCTCATTGCCGGCGGCCACCACGCAAACGGCGCCGCTGAGGCGGGCGAACTGGATGGCCTCGGAAATCGCCGCGTCGCTGCCGCCGCCGCCCAGGCTCATATTGATGATGTCGCAGCCATCGAGCACCGCCTGGCGGATCGCCTCGCGGATGGCGGCGTTCGACGCGCCGCCCTCGCCCCGCTCGAACACCCGGTAGGCATGCAGGGCGACCTGGGGGGCTTCGCCCTGCAGGCCGAAACCGCCCTCCGACGCCCGGGCGGCGATGACGCCCGCGACATGGGTGCCGTGGCCGTCCTCGTCGTGCCATTCGTCCACCGGCTCGACCAGGGTGGTGTTGCGGCCGACGACCACCGGCAGGTTGCCGTGCGGCCCCACCCCGGTGTCGATGACGGCCACCTTGACACCGGCCCCCGCCGCCGCATCCGGCTCGCCATAGAGGCGGCGGCGTGCGTCGGCGAAACCGGCGCCAATGCCAGTGACGGTCAGCGTGGTCACCGGCTCCAGCGCGACGTTGCGCCACTGGCGCGGCCAGCCCCCGTGCAGCGGGTAGGCCGCCACCAGCGGCGCCCGCGCCGGCCCGGAGGGCAGCCGCAGCTTCACCTCGCCCTGCGCGTTGGTGACACCTTGCGCACCGGTGCGGCGGGCCGGATCGG
This genomic stretch from Eleftheria terrae harbors:
- the flhC gene encoding flagellar transcriptional regulator FlhC, which codes for MRSKSILTEAKQIERAVTLIQLGARLQVLESETDLSYERLLRLYKEVSGKSPSKGQLPFSTDWFMTWQPNIHASLFLNIHEYLNKVAEIDEIDTIIKAYRLYLEQTQAQGLEPLLSVTRAWRLVKFIDNGMLTMTKCSKCGGHFVTHPHEIAKHFVCGMCNPPARAGKGKAAGSLQTGH
- a CDS encoding four-helix bundle copper-binding protein — its product is MTGIVNDPKVQQCIQDCLQCWAACRGAALRQCLDLGGPHAEQDHLSLMMNCADLCQATANFMLSGSTLHSEVCAVCAKVCGACAQSCRQLGQLQDCEDACRRCADSCKEVAGTGMPATQTDDRLPTTGLPGGPARQGAYG
- a CDS encoding S8 family serine peptidase; the protein is MPPNSPSPSRYLILPTAGFVTQGLALPATERMLRQLDPQQPEGRVALAGVNIRVIASAASDGTKVVSLTADEAALLQSQLPGLRMVPEQRYTPARAPRLQVEHKVRSTAEAPLQEITVRVLASGEAPVPLEDVMVVVLTDPARRTGAQGVTNAQGEVKLRLPSGPARAPLVAAYPLHGGWPRQWRNVALEPVTTLTVTGIGAGFADARRRLYGEPDAAAGAGVKVAVIDTGVGPHGNLPVVVGRNTTLVEPVDEWHDEDGHGTHVAGVIAARASEGGFGLQGEAPQVALHAYRVFERGEGGASNAAIREAIRQAVLDGCDIINMSLGGGGSDAAISEAIQFARLSGAVCVVAAGNEGGPVSYPANDPLSLAVSAIGVRDAWPEESAQAGHFTEPLGKYDTFVARFSNRGPQVRLASPGVGIVSTIPRDRYGVMDGTSMASPVAAGILARALAGNAQLLNAPRDAKRSEAILALAAERAEDLGFAPTLQGRGLAR